Sequence from the Streptomyces sp. NBC_00358 genome:
TGGTGAAGCGGTCGGCGCCGCGCTTGGTGTCGACGAAGAGGATCACCCGGCCGTCACGGGCGGCGATCCGCGTGGCGACGGCCTTCTTGTCGGTCTCGTCGGCGACGTGCAGCACGTGGTGCTCCATGGTCGTCACCGCGCCCGCGGACGGGTCGACGGAGTGCACCACGGGGTCGGTGAGGAACATCTTGACGAGTTTGTCGATGTTCTTGTCGAGCGTGGCCGAGAAGAGCAGCCGCTGGCCGCCCGGCTCGACCTGCTTGAGCAGCGCGGTGACCTGCGGCATGAAGCCCATGTCGGCCATCTGGTCGGCCTCGTCCAGCACGGTGATCGCGACCTGGCCGAGGGCGCAGTCGCCCCGCTCGATGAGGTCCTTGAGCCGTCCGGGAGTCGCCACGAGCACCTCGACGCCGCGGCGCAGCGAACCGGACTGCCGGCCGATCGACATCCCGCCGACGGCCGTGGCCACGCGCAGGTTGACGGCGGTGGCGTACGGCGTGATCGCGTCGTCGACCTGCTGGGCGAGTTCACGCGTGGGGACGAGGACCAGGGCGAGCGGGTGCCGCGGCTCGGCACGGCGGCCGGCGGTGCGGGCGAGGAGCGCGAGCCCGAAGGCGAGCGTCTTGCCGGAGCCGGTGCGTCCGCGGCCGAGCACATCGCGCCCGGCGAGGGAGTTGGGCAGCGTGGCGCCCTGGATCGGGAAGGGATCGGTGACACCCTGGGCCGCGAGGGTCTTCGTCAGCGCGGCCGGCATGTCCAGCGCGTCGAAGGACTCGACGGCGGGCAGCGCGGGCGTGACGGTCTCGGGCAGGGAGAACTCCTGCGGCGGCGTGACCTTGCGGGTGGCGCCACCTCGGCCGGCACCCCGGCCTGCGCTCTTCGCGGAGCCGCCGGTCTGTGCGGCGCGTGCGTTTGCCGGCCGCTTACGGACGGGACGTTCGGATCGAGTCATGCTGGATCTGGATTTCCTTCCTGGGCCCCACGGACTGCACACACAGCGCTCACCGACTGCATGAGCTGTCACAGCGCTGAGCCGGGACCCGCACCCGAAGGGGCGGGACCCGGCTCTGGAAAAGCGCGCCTCGAACTAGGCGGGGAGGATGTTCTCCGCCTGCAGGCCCTTCTGGCCCTGCGTGACCTCGAAGGAGACCTTCTGGCCCTCGACGAGCTCACGGAAGCCGGAGCTGGCGATGTTCGAGTAGTGGGCGAAGACGTCGGGGCCGCCGCCGTCCTGCTCGATGAAGCCGAAGCCCTTTTCCGAGTTGAACCACTTCACGGTGCCAGTAGCCATGTTGTTCTCCTGAACAGGTAGTGGGCCCCCATCCGGAGATGCACCGGGTAATGCCGGAGATGCCGGTAAAACAAAACGCGCCTGCGGAGGATTCCGATCAGGCGCACAAAGTAAATGGGTACCAAAAACGTATCAATGAGACAGTAGCACACGCTGAGGCGACGGTGCGAGGCGAGCCACGTGGGCCGGGACACACCCGGCCCACGTACGACGGAACGCCATCGGCGCAGGTGCTAGGCGAGCGGACCGGTCACCGGCTCCACCGCTGCCACCACGCCGCCCGCGCGCACGAACGCGTCCGCCGCGGCCAGGTCGGGGGCGAGGAAGCGGTCGGGGCCGGGGCCCTGAACGCCGGCCGCGCGGACGGCCCCGATGACCGCCTGCGACGCGGGGGCGGGGGTCAGACCCTCGCGCAGCTCGATCGCGCGCGTGGCCGCGTACAGCTCGATCGCCACGATGCGGGTCAGGTTGTCCACGGCGGTGCGCAGCTTGCGCGCGGCCGACCAGCCCATGGAGACGTGGTCCTCCTGCATGGCGGAGGAGGGGATGGAGTCCGCGGACGCCGGTACGGCCAGCCGCTTCATCTCGCTGACCAGTGCGGCCTGCGTGTACTGGGCGATCATCAGACCCGAGTCGACGCCGGCGTCGTCCGCGAGGAACGGCGGCAGGCCGTGCGAGCGGTTCTTGTCGAGCAGCCGGTCGGTACGGCGCTCGGCGATCGAGCCGAGGTCGGCGGCGGCGATGGCGAGGAAGTCGAGGACGTAGGCGACCGGGGCGCCGTGGAAGTTGCCGTTCGACTCGACGCGGCCGTCGGGCAGCACGACCGGGTTGTCGACGGCGGAGGCCAGCTCGCGCTCGGCGACCGTACGGGCGTGCGCGAGGGTGTCCCGGCCCGCGCCGGCGACCTGCGGGGCGCAGCGCACGGAGTAGGCGTCCTGGACGCGCGGGGCACCGTCCTGGTGGTGTCCGGTGAGCTCCGAACCCTTCAGTACGGCCAGCATGTTGGCGGCGCTGGCACCCTGGCCGGGGTGCGGGCGGATGGCGTGCAGCTCGGGGGCGAGGACCTTGTCCGTGCCGAGCAGCGCTTCGAGGGAGAGCGCGGCGGTGACGTCGGCCGACTTGTAGAGCGTCTCCAGGTCGGCGAGGGCCATGACCAGCATGCCGAGCATGCCGTCGGTGCCGTTGAGGAGGGCGAGGCCCTCCTTCTCGCGCAGCTCGACGGGGGCGATGCCGTGGGCGGCGAGGAGTTCACCGGCCGGCCGGACGACACCGTCGGGGCCCTCGGCGTCGCCCTCGCCCATCAGGGTCAGGGCGCAGTGGGACAGCGGCGCCAGGTCGCCGGAGCAGCCGAGCGAGCCGTACTCGTGGACGACCGGGGTGATGCCCGCGTTCAGGATGTCCGCCATGGTCTGCGCGACCTCGGGCCGTACGCCGGTGTGGCCGGAGCAGACGGTCTTGAGCCGCAGGAACATCAGCGCGCGGACGACCTCGCGCTCGACGTGCGGGCCCATCCCGGCGGCGTGCGAGCGGACGATGTTGCGCTGCAGTTGGGCGCGCAGTTCCGGACTGATGTGCCGGCTCGCCAGGGCGCCGAAGCCGGTGGAGACGCCGTAGACGGGCTCCGGCTTCGCGGCCAGCGCGTCCACGATCTCGCGGGCGGCGGCGAGGGCCGCCACCGCCTCGGCGGAGAGCTCGATCCGGGCGCCTTCGCGCGCCACGGCGAGAACGTCGGACGCGGTCACTCCGGACGTCCCCACCACCACAGTGTGCATATCCATATTCAGGAGCGTACGCAGTGAATTCGATGATGTCACTAGCGGGTGGCCGGTTGACCCCTTACCCCGGCGTACGTCACAGCGGACGCGGGTTTCGCCGCACGCGCGGGGCCGGTCGTGCCGTCATCACGTACCGGGCCGGGCCGGTGACTCCTTCGCCTTCGTCACGTAGGGGGCCGGTCGTGCCGCCCGCGGAACCTGCGGCGCTCGCCCGCCGTGGGTGCGGGCGCGTCCGCGAGGCGGACGACGGGATCGTCGGGGCCCTCGCGCCCGGCGACCACGGGCTTCGCGGCCCGGACGGCCTTCGCGCGGTACTGGGCCGCGTCCGCCAGCCGGAACAGCCGGCGCGCCGACCGTACGGGTCCGATCGGGTCCTCGGTCGAGGCGACCCCGCACGCCACCCCCTCTCCGAACTCCAACTCGGCGGCGCGGCAGCAGAGTTCGTCGGCGATACGGACCACCTCGTCCGCCGTCGGGCCCACCGCCAGCAGACAGAACTCGTCGCCGCCGAGCCGCGCGGCGAGGGTGCCCGGGAGCATCGCCCCGCACAGCGAGAGCACCGATCCGAACCGTTCGAGGAGCCGGTCGCCGACGGCGTGCCCCCGGGTGTCGTTGACGCGCTTGAGCCCGTTGAGGTCGCAGACGACGAGGCTGACCACCGCCCCGTTCTCCTTGTGCCGCTCGATCGCCTCGTCGAGACGTACGTCCACGGCGCGGCGGTTGGCGAGTCCGGTCAGGGCGTCGGTGTAGGCGAGGCGCCGGGCCTCCTCCAAGCGCTCGGTCTGGGCGATCCCGGCGGCGACGACGGAGGCGAGGACGGTCGCGAAGTCGGCGTCGGCCCGGTCGAAGACGGGGACACCGGCCGGACGGGCCACATAGAGCTCGCCCCAGGCCCGGCCGTGCAGCACGATCGGCGCGACGACGCAGCAGCCCCGCCCGCGTCTGCGCAGTGCGGCGACGCGCTGGTGGCAGTACCCGGCGGGTCCGGCCGCCGGGCCGTCGGCGGTCTCGACCCAGGCGTTGGGCTCGCCGCCACCCGCCCACCGTTCGTGCAGGAACTCGGTGATCTCCGGGAACTGGTGGACCGGATAGGCCTCACCGTCCGGGAACTCGTCCTCGTCCGGAGCACGGTCGCCCACGTTGGCGAGCACCCGCAGCCGGCCGAGCTCGCGCTCCCACACGGAGAGCGCGGCGAAACTCCCGGCCAGCGCGTGACACGCGCCGAGCGCCGCGGCCCGCCACGACTCCCGCGGGGTGTGCGCCGCCGCCATCCCCTGCGCCAGCGTCACCACGGCCCTCAGCCGACTGTCCTCGCCCATCACCCCAGGCTAGGGATATTTGCGCACATTTGAGACATTGGCAGGGCGAACAGGGGTCCGGGCCGCGAGGGCCGGACCGGGGTACCGGAGCGGACCGGGATGCCGGAACGGCCGGGGGTACCGGACCCACCTGGGGGTATCGGAACGGGCCTCGGCGGCGAAGCGCGCCTCCGGGGCGGCGTCGGCCTCGGGAGCGGGCCGAGGGCGATGCGTCGTGGGGGCTACTCCCCCGGCCACTCCGGCTTGCGCTTCTCGTTGAACGCGGCGACTCCCTCGGCGCGGTCCCCGGAGAAGGCGACGGACCGCCAGGCCGCGTCCTCGACATCCAGGCCGGCACGCAGGTCGAGTCCATGGCCGAGGCGCAGGGCGCGCTTGGCGGCACGCAGTCCGACCGGGGAGTTCGCGGCGATGCGGGCGGCGAGCGCGAGCGCCTCCGTCCGGTCCCGCCCCGCCTCCACCAGCTCGTCCACCAGCCCCAACTCCCGCGCCTCGGGCGCCTCCAGACGGCGCGCCGAGAAGATGAGCTCGGCCGCGCGCGCGGCACCGACCCGGCGGGGCAGCAACTGGGTTCCGCCGCCTCCGGGAATGACACCGACGGACACCTCGGGCAGTCCGACGACCGCCGTACGGTCGGCCACGATCAGGTCGCAGGACAGCGCCAGTTCGAACCCACCGCCCAGCGCGAAGCCGTGAACGGCGGCGACGGTCGGCATCGGCAGTTCCAGGACACCGGTGTACGCGGCCCGGGCGACCGGCCGCTGGCGCATCAGCTCGGCGTCGGTGAAGGAGTTGCGCTCCTTCAGGTCGGCGCCGACGCAGAAGGCCCGCTCGTGCGTGGAGGTGAGCACGACCACGCGTACGTCCCGGTCGGCGGCGAGGGCGTCGCAGGCACCGGCGATCGAACGCGCCATGTCCGTGGACACGGCGTTCATGGCCTTGGGCCGGTCGAGGACGAGCTCGGCCACGTAACCGTGCCGCCGTACGGCGACGAACTCGCCGAACCTCCGCTCGCCGGGCGCCGTCCCCTGTTCCGCCCCCTGCCCGGACCCCTGCTCCGCGGCTCGCTCCGCCCCTTGCTGCGCCATGACACCCTCCCGGTTAACGCGGGTTAACAATCGACGCCCCGATCATCGCAGCCGAGGCCGTCCGGCGAAACCCGCCCCTCGCGCCGCACCGTCGCGTACTTCCTCGTTCGAGTGACATCCCGCCCAACTCTGTTTGCCTGCCCCCATACCGCGCATAACCTGCGCACCGCCGCAGCGCATTCGGGACACCGGCACACCGGGGAGGGACGACCATGACGAACCGCGAAACACCGCAGGCCACCAGTACCCGGCCGGGTCCGCGACCTGTACTCACGCGACCGCCGGCCCAGAGGCTGCCCGAGGCTCCCTCGCCCGCCGGCCCGTCGCGGTCCGGCTCGGCCGCACCGTCGGGCCCGGACGCAACCCGTCCGACGGTGGGCCCTCCGCGGTCCGGCGCCACGCCGGCCGGGACCCCCGCCGCGGCGCCGACGGCAGGCACCGCACCCGTGGACGACCGGTGGATCCGTGTCACCCCGCTCAGCAGGGCGATGTCCGCCCCCGCGCCGTTCGACGCCACGACGAGGAACGCCGTGCCGACACCGGCACCCGCGGCGGCCGACCCCGGCACCGGGAAGGCCGGGACCAGGACGGGGGCCCCGGAGCGGCGGGCCGCGGCGACCGACGGCACCGAGCCCGTCTCCATGGCCGCCGACTCCTTCACCGCCGGGACCATGCCGATGAGGGCCGCGAAGGTCTGGGCCACCACACCCGGGGTGCCGGCATCAGGAACCGCGGGTGGCAGGCGGGCACGCGATGCCGGGTCCGAGGCGGACACCCGGGCACCGGAGACGGGCGCAGCCGCCAGGCGGGCGCACGCGACCCTGACCACGGCGGACACTCGTACCCGCGCAGCCGAGCCCACGACCGGAACCCCGGCACCCGCGACGGACACCGGTGCGGCCACGCAGCCGCGCGGAACCGTGAGCCCGGCAGCCGCGCAGGCACCCGCGACCGGCGCCACCGCGGCCACGCGGACACTCCCGACCGTGACCCCGGCGGCGGGGGTCCAGACGCCCCCCGCCGAAGGCCCGACCCCCGCGCCGACGCGCCGGACCGCAACCACCGCGGCCGCTCACGGACCGGGCACCGGCACCGCGCCAGCCACCCGGGCACCCGCGCCGGGTGCTGCGACGGGCACGCGGGCGCGCCGAACCGTGACCCCGGCAGCCGCTCACGCACCCGCGGCCGGGACCGCCGCGGGCGTTCGTGCGGGCCGGACCGGGACCCCGGCGGGTACGCGGGTGTCCGGCGGTGGGGTCGGGGTGTGGGCGCGGGGAGACGGGGGCGCGGCGGGCGCTCAGGGGGCCGGGAGTGAGGCGAATGTCGCTGGTCGGAGGCGAGGGATCGTTCCGTCCCCGGCGCTGGAGACGGGGACGGGAGCTGGAGCGGCGCCGAAGCCGGGGGCGGTGCAGGGGACGGGGTCGGCCGGTCGGCGCCGGTCCGCCGCCGCGCCCGGTGACAACGAGTCCGCACCCGTCCGGCTCCGTTCCGTCCGGGGGCGGCACCGCAGACCCCGGCCGCGCCGGGTGCTCTTCGCCGTGGGAGGACTCGCGCTCGCCGCGGGCGTGCTGAGCCTGGCCCGGATGACACCGGAGTCGGTGACCGGGGCCGGGGGGAACGCCGAGGCGGAGCCGGTCGCGACGGCCACGGACACCGACGCCGCGGGCGACGCCGCCCCCACCGTCGAGGCCATGCCCTCGCCCACACGGCCCGGGGCCGCACCGGCGAGCGCCGCGATGGGCGGGACCAGCCCGGCGCCCACCTCGGACACGAGCCGGGTCCCGGCATCGTTCCCGACGCCCACCGCCACGATCCCGGCGGCCCGCGGCGAAGCCCCCGTCACCACCGCACCGCGTACGACGGGCATTCCCACGGCTCCCATGACGACCCCACCGCCGCCGCGATCGACACCGACGGCCGTCCCCACCACCACGGCCCCGCGGCACACCGCGTCCGCGACCCCGACGGCCCCGCCACCGGCCCCGCCCCACCAGCCGCCGAACGTGTGCGTCCCGATCGTGGGGATCTGCGTGAACGGACTGCTGTCGCCGGGCCATGAAGGATGACTCCCGCGAGGCGCCCGGCGGCCGTACCGAAGCCGCTGACCGGGCCCACCGGACCGGGCATCACCGGACCGGGCATCACCGGACCGGGCACCGCCGAGCCGGGCGTCGCCGGGCTGAGCGCCGGGCCGGGGGCCTCGCGGCGGGACGCGCCGTGGCCCGGTTCGGTCCTCTCGGCCCGGCCGGTGTGACGTGCTACGTGTCGTCGGCCCGGCGGGCCAGCAGCCACGGTTCGATGACACCGAGTCCACGGACGGGCCGCTGCCACATCGGCTGGAGCGCGAAACGGTACGAGGGGGGTTCCTCGCCCTCCTTCTCCGCCGCCGCCGCGGCCTCGGCGGCTTCCGCCTCGGAGGCGGGGGCGTCGCCGGTGCGGGTCAGCTCCTCCGCGAAGGCGCCGTCGACGAGCACGGCGTCGCGCGGCGCTATCGACGTGAGACGGCTCGCCAGGTTCACGGTCGTACCGAACACATCGCCCATCCGGGTGGTGACCGTGCCGAAGGCGATGCCTACGCGCAGCTCGGGCATCGTCTCGTCGTTCGCCATCGTCTCGATGAGCCGCAGCGCGATCTCGGCGGCGACACCGGCGTCGTCCGCGGAGTAGAGCACCTCGTCGCCCAGGGTCTTGATGAGCCGACCCCCGTGGGCCGCCACCAGGTCCGCCGCGGTGGTCTCGAAGGCCTCGACGAGTTCGCCGAGCTCCTCTTCCTCCATGCGGCGGGTCAGCCGGGTGAAGCCGACCAGGTCGGCGAAGCCCACGGCGAGCCGGCGGTCGACCATCTCGTCGTCGTCAGCGGCCTGCACGACCCGGCCGGTGGCGGCGGCGAGCTGGCGGCGCCAGACGTAGACGAGGAACTCCTCCAGTTCGGGCAGGAGCAGTTCCATCAGGGGGTACGTCACCTCGGTGCGGGTCATCCCCGGTTCCGGGGGCTCGGTCAGGCCCTCCAGGAAGGAATCGATCTGCCACTCGGCCAGACGGGCGGTGGTCTGCCCGGTGGACCGGGCGACCTGGACGGCCATGGCCTCGCTCAGCAGGCCCGCCTCGACGAGACCGGCGAGGCGGCGCAGCGCCAGTACGTCCGCCTCGGTCAGCGCCTTCGCCTGGCCGATGTCCGCGAAGCCCATCGCCCGCCAGAAGCGGGAGGCCAGCTCCATGGAGACGCCCGCGCTGCGGGCGGCCTGGAACGGGGTGTAGCGCCGCTCGGCGCCGAGGATGAGCCCCTCCAGGCGCAGCGCGAGCGGGTCGTCGTCGGAGTCCGGTTCGGCCTGCGGGTCCACCCGGCCGTTCGCCTCGTGCCGCGCGTCGGGCCGGACGTCCGGCCGTGCGCCGGCGGGGCCGCCCGTGCGGTCGTCCCGGTGGTCTTCCCTGCGGATGTCGCTCCCCACGTCCAAGTGGTCGTCCCTGTGGATGCCGGTTCCCGCGTCCGAGCGGTCTTCCGGGCGGTGGTCCAAACGGTCCTCCGGGCGGGTGCCGGTCCCGGCACCGGGACGGGCGTTCTGCCGGGCGTCGCCGTCCGCGGCGGCCCGTGCGGGTGTCGCGTCCGTGACCGGCCCGGCGGTACGGCCCGGCTCGCCGTCGGGGGCGGGGTGCGCGCCCGTACCGGAGCCGGTGTCGTCGACGGTCACTCCTGCTGCCCTTCCGATCTGCCGTGGTCAGGTATCGACCGCGCTCAACTCTACGGCAGGTGTGCGCTGGCTCACTCCCGATGGCGGGACGCCGGCCGGGGACGGCGCCGGGGGCTGCCACCGGCCCCGCCGCGTGCCGTCGCACCGCCTCCGCTCCGTCCCCTCGTACGGCTCACGGACCCGTTCCGTCAGACCGCTCGCAGATGCACCACGTCCCCGGCCCCCACCGGCTCCTGCACGCCGTCCTGCGTCGCGATGACGAGCCGCCCGTCGCCGTCCACGGCCACCGCCTCCCCGACGATCGACCGGCCTCCGGGCAGTTCCGCCCGCACCGTGCGCCCGAGCGTCGCGCACCCGGCCGCGTACGTCTCCTGGAGACCGGACGCGACGGGATCGCCGGCCGCGTCGCGCCAGCGCCCGTACCACTGTTCGAGTGAGCGCAACACGGCCCGCAGCACGGTGTCACGGTCCGTGGACACCGCGCCCGCCAGGGCCAGTGATCCGGCGCCGGGTACGGGCAGCTCGTCGGCACGTAGCGAGACGTTGATGCCGATACCGACCACGACCGCGTCGGTGCCCGCCCGCTCGGCGAGGATGCCGCCGGTCTTGCGTTCCTCGCCGTCCACGGTGACCAGCAGGTCGTTGGGCCATTTGAGTGCCGTGTCGACCCCGGCGGAGCGCGAGAGCGCCGTCGCGACGGCGACCCCGGTGAGCAGCGGCAGCCAGCCCCAGCGTTGGACGGGAACGCCGGTGGGCTTCAGGACGACGGAGAAGAAGAGGCCGGAGCGGGCCGGTGCCGTCCACTGGCGGTCCAGCCGGCCGCGCCCGGCGTTCTGTTCCTCGGCGACGAGGACGGCACCCTCGTCGGCCCCCCGTTCGCTGTTGACGATGCCGACCAGATCGGTGTTGGTCGACCCGGTGCGCTGCACCACCTCGACGTCGCACCAGAGGCTGTCGTCCGGTGCGACCAGTGCCCGTCGCAGGGCGGCCCCGTTCAGGGGCGGACGGTCCAGGTCGGACCACCGATTGTCGTTCGCGTCTGCTGCATCTCGCGGCGTCATGCAACCCAGCCTAGGTGTGGTAAACGCCGCACTGCCGATCGGTAGGCACGCCACTACGCTACGGATGAGTAGCAAGCCCCCCTTCTGAGCACCTCACCCTCATGTCCCCTTAGCAGGCAGGGAGCCGCACCCCGATGTCCGAGCCGGAAGAGCTGCAACACCCCGACATCCACACGACCGCGGGCAAGCTCGCGGATCTGCAGCGCCGTATCCAGGAGGCGACGCACGCCGGCTCGGAGCGCGCCGTCGAAAAGCAGCACGCCAAGGGCAAGCTGACGGCTCGTGAGCGCATCGAGCTGCTGATGGACGAGGGCTCCTTCGTCGAGTTCGACGAGTTCGCGCGGCACCGCTCGACCGACTTCGGCCTGGAGAACAACCGCC
This genomic interval carries:
- a CDS encoding DEAD/DEAH box helicase → MTRSERPVRKRPANARAAQTGGSAKSAGRGAGRGGATRKVTPPQEFSLPETVTPALPAVESFDALDMPAALTKTLAAQGVTDPFPIQGATLPNSLAGRDVLGRGRTGSGKTLAFGLALLARTAGRRAEPRHPLALVLVPTRELAQQVDDAITPYATAVNLRVATAVGGMSIGRQSGSLRRGVEVLVATPGRLKDLIERGDCALGQVAITVLDEADQMADMGFMPQVTALLKQVEPGGQRLLFSATLDKNIDKLVKMFLTDPVVHSVDPSAGAVTTMEHHVLHVADETDKKAVATRIAARDGRVILFVDTKRGADRFTKRLLASGVRASALHGGRSQPQRNRTLDQFKNGQVTALVATNVAARGIHIDDLDLVVNVDPPTDHKDYLHRGGRTARAGESGSVVTLVLPEQKREMTRLMADAGITPRTARVKSSDEELARLTGAREPSGVPVVIEVPQQAEQPKQRPKARRAPTGGGARRPSVAGGGTGTRSGAGSDGQGGRQRGGRPGTGGATGGGATGRRGTGAGGASEGRRTEAGGSAGRRTESGGGTSRRTDAGGGAGRRGEAGGGAGAGRSGGRGRAPQRGGQNGGQNGGQSGGGRRAA
- a CDS encoding cold-shock protein, which translates into the protein MATGTVKWFNSEKGFGFIEQDGGGPDVFAHYSNIASSGFRELVEGQKVSFEVTQGQKGLQAENILPA
- the hutH gene encoding histidine ammonia-lyase, yielding MHTVVVGTSGVTASDVLAVAREGARIELSAEAVAALAAAREIVDALAAKPEPVYGVSTGFGALASRHISPELRAQLQRNIVRSHAAGMGPHVEREVVRALMFLRLKTVCSGHTGVRPEVAQTMADILNAGITPVVHEYGSLGCSGDLAPLSHCALTLMGEGDAEGPDGVVRPAGELLAAHGIAPVELREKEGLALLNGTDGMLGMLVMALADLETLYKSADVTAALSLEALLGTDKVLAPELHAIRPHPGQGASAANMLAVLKGSELTGHHQDGAPRVQDAYSVRCAPQVAGAGRDTLAHARTVAERELASAVDNPVVLPDGRVESNGNFHGAPVAYVLDFLAIAAADLGSIAERRTDRLLDKNRSHGLPPFLADDAGVDSGLMIAQYTQAALVSEMKRLAVPASADSIPSSAMQEDHVSMGWSAARKLRTAVDNLTRIVAIELYAATRAIELREGLTPAPASQAVIGAVRAAGVQGPGPDRFLAPDLAAADAFVRAGGVVAAVEPVTGPLA
- a CDS encoding GGDEF domain-containing protein, encoding MGEDSRLRAVVTLAQGMAAAHTPRESWRAAALGACHALAGSFAALSVWERELGRLRVLANVGDRAPDEDEFPDGEAYPVHQFPEITEFLHERWAGGGEPNAWVETADGPAAGPAGYCHQRVAALRRRGRGCCVVAPIVLHGRAWGELYVARPAGVPVFDRADADFATVLASVVAAGIAQTERLEEARRLAYTDALTGLANRRAVDVRLDEAIERHKENGAVVSLVVCDLNGLKRVNDTRGHAVGDRLLERFGSVLSLCGAMLPGTLAARLGGDEFCLLAVGPTADEVVRIADELCCRAAELEFGEGVACGVASTEDPIGPVRSARRLFRLADAAQYRAKAVRAAKPVVAGREGPDDPVVRLADAPAPTAGERRRFRGRHDRPPT
- a CDS encoding enoyl-CoA hydratase/isomerase family protein encodes the protein MAQQGAERAAEQGSGQGAEQGTAPGERRFGEFVAVRRHGYVAELVLDRPKAMNAVSTDMARSIAGACDALAADRDVRVVVLTSTHERAFCVGADLKERNSFTDAELMRQRPVARAAYTGVLELPMPTVAAVHGFALGGGFELALSCDLIVADRTAVVGLPEVSVGVIPGGGGTQLLPRRVGAARAAELIFSARRLEAPEARELGLVDELVEAGRDRTEALALAARIAANSPVGLRAAKRALRLGHGLDLRAGLDVEDAAWRSVAFSGDRAEGVAAFNEKRKPEWPGE
- a CDS encoding adenylate/guanylate cyclase domain-containing protein, producing MDPQAEPDSDDDPLALRLEGLILGAERRYTPFQAARSAGVSMELASRFWRAMGFADIGQAKALTEADVLALRRLAGLVEAGLLSEAMAVQVARSTGQTTARLAEWQIDSFLEGLTEPPEPGMTRTEVTYPLMELLLPELEEFLVYVWRRQLAAATGRVVQAADDDEMVDRRLAVGFADLVGFTRLTRRMEEEELGELVEAFETTAADLVAAHGGRLIKTLGDEVLYSADDAGVAAEIALRLIETMANDETMPELRVGIAFGTVTTRMGDVFGTTVNLASRLTSIAPRDAVLVDGAFAEELTRTGDAPASEAEAAEAAAAAEKEGEEPPSYRFALQPMWQRPVRGLGVIEPWLLARRADDT
- a CDS encoding biotin--[acetyl-CoA-carboxylase] ligase; amino-acid sequence: MTPRDAADANDNRWSDLDRPPLNGAALRRALVAPDDSLWCDVEVVQRTGSTNTDLVGIVNSERGADEGAVLVAEEQNAGRGRLDRQWTAPARSGLFFSVVLKPTGVPVQRWGWLPLLTGVAVATALSRSAGVDTALKWPNDLLVTVDGEERKTGGILAERAGTDAVVVGIGINVSLRADELPVPGAGSLALAGAVSTDRDTVLRAVLRSLEQWYGRWRDAAGDPVASGLQETYAAGCATLGRTVRAELPGGRSIVGEAVAVDGDGRLVIATQDGVQEPVGAGDVVHLRAV